Proteins from a single region of Methanobrevibacter sp.:
- a CDS encoding M48 family metallopeptidase yields the protein MEIRETIGIILLIIGFIASFFAPAGFFLIIIGALVFGKNRLALFLFATGVRVIFQPNGIASGIFLALIGGGLLAKNHYFPFGFSLTDSGRRKFNPFTGKKHHNRVNDDEFLKNSANEYYQVISQSQVLDDSEHGQLMVNVSEKLIDSVESYLKAIGRSDFTQRYYGWDFHLIARDAVNAFCMPGGKIVVFSGLYSVIGTEEELAFILGHEMAHSLLDHSRTLASAQKSKNRLRTGAKIGSIALSLAGYGEAAAAARIATNVADVGSHYFLMKPWGRDQELEADKLGMMIIHMAGYDVSNVPAFWARMSGGAHKNDFFSTHPTDEKRINQMKKIAPKIAGCNDFTSKPIMELV from the coding sequence ATGGAGATAAGAGAAACTATTGGAATAATTCTATTGATAATCGGATTTATAGCATCATTTTTTGCTCCTGCAGGATTTTTCCTGATAATTATAGGGGCATTGGTGTTTGGAAAAAACAGGCTGGCATTGTTTCTGTTCGCTACTGGTGTGAGAGTAATATTTCAGCCAAACGGTATTGCGTCAGGAATATTTCTTGCTTTAATCGGCGGAGGATTATTGGCTAAAAACCATTACTTCCCATTCGGATTTTCATTAACCGACAGTGGAAGGAGAAAATTCAACCCATTTACAGGCAAAAAGCATCACAACAGAGTCAATGATGATGAATTTCTGAAAAATTCCGCTAATGAATACTATCAGGTCATAAGCCAGTCACAGGTATTGGATGATAGTGAACACGGACAGCTGATGGTTAATGTCAGCGAAAAGTTAATAGATTCAGTTGAAAGCTACTTAAAAGCAATCGGCAGAAGCGACTTCACACAAAGATATTACGGTTGGGATTTCCATCTGATTGCAAGGGATGCGGTAAATGCGTTCTGCATGCCCGGTGGAAAGATTGTAGTGTTTTCAGGATTGTATTCAGTTATCGGTACTGAAGAGGAATTGGCATTCATTTTAGGCCATGAAATGGCACATTCACTATTGGACCACTCAAGGACATTGGCCAGTGCACAGAAATCTAAAAACCGCCTGAGAACCGGTGCAAAAATAGGAAGCATTGCTCTGAGCCTGGCAGGATATGGTGAAGCTGCAGCTGCTGCAAGAATAGCAACCAATGTGGCTGATGTGGGATCCCATTATTTTTTAATGAAGCCGTGGGGCAGGGATCAGGAACTTGAAGCAGATAAACTTGGAATGATGATAATCCATATGGCAGGATATGATGTTTCAAACGTTCCGGCATTCTGGGCACGAATGAGTGGAGGAGCTCATAAGAATGATTTCTTCTCAACACATCCGACAGATGAAAAAAGAATAAATCAGATGAAAAAGATAGCTCCAAAAATTGCAGGATGCAATGATTTCACTTCCAAGCCGATAATGGAATTGGTTTAG
- a CDS encoding ImmA/IrrE family metallo-endopeptidase: protein MNLYKLNQLAIEFRLDIGLNHDTPLDFFPMITSKLKNLTIVFLEMDEKISGACCKVDSQLIMFINSKHPKGRQVFTAAHELYHLFYEDTTFTICNLNSNDEVEKNANQFASFLLIPTNALYSYKKQNHIEKWDLDSIIDCEQYFQISHEALLYRLKTGGDITFDEFNAFKPNIKYNAQHRGYDSGLYEPYIDKNYTIGNYVRLVEDVYEKDLISNGKREEYLIQSYLSDLVYNLEDL, encoded by the coding sequence ATGAATTTATATAAACTTAATCAATTAGCCATTGAATTCAGATTGGATATTGGATTAAATCATGATACTCCTTTAGATTTTTTTCCGATGATTACAAGTAAACTAAAAAATCTGACAATAGTTTTTCTTGAAATGGATGAAAAAATTAGTGGGGCATGCTGTAAAGTTGATTCACAGCTAATTATGTTTATCAATTCAAAACACCCTAAAGGAAGACAGGTATTCACCGCAGCCCATGAATTATATCATTTGTTTTATGAGGATACAACATTCACAATATGCAATTTGAATAGCAATGATGAGGTTGAAAAAAACGCTAATCAGTTTGCATCATTCCTATTGATTCCAACTAATGCACTATACTCATATAAAAAACAGAATCATATAGAAAAATGGGATTTGGATTCCATTATCGATTGTGAACAGTATTTCCAAATTTCCCATGAGGCACTCCTTTACAGGCTAAAAACGGGTGGGGACATCACATTTGATGAGTTTAATGCTTTCAAGCCTAATATTAAATATAATGCCCAGCATAGAGGATATGATTCAGGATTATATGAACCATATATTGATAAGAATTACACTATAGGCAATTATGTGCGTTTGGTTGAAGATGTATATGAAAAAGACCTGATTTCAAATGGAAAAAGAGAAGAATATTTAATACAGTCATATCTAAGTGATTTGGTATATAATCTGGAGGATTTATGA
- a CDS encoding helix-turn-helix domain-containing protein — protein MVEQIGDRIKKLRKMHNFTQQQVAEYLGFKQTQIAKLENNDRKLKSSSLNKLCELYNCPKEYILSGIGEYSKEKFKFRSSKDLDLDSLANMNRIIRNLKELNELNGD, from the coding sequence ATGGTTGAACAAATTGGTGATAGGATAAAAAAATTGAGAAAAATGCATAATTTTACTCAACAACAAGTTGCTGAATATTTAGGATTTAAACAAACACAAATTGCTAAATTGGAAAATAATGATAGGAAATTAAAATCTTCTTCACTAAATAAATTATGTGAACTTTATAATTGCCCAAAAGAATATATATTAAGTGGAATAGGAGAATATTCCAAAGAGAAATTTAAATTTCGTTCTTCAAAAGATTTGGATCTGGATTCCTTGGCAAATATGAATAGGATAATAAGAAATCTTAAAGAATTAAATGAGTTAAATGGTGATTAA